The proteins below are encoded in one region of Paeniglutamicibacter cryotolerans:
- a CDS encoding GNAT family N-acetyltransferase gives MSCSIPPCHNAGMEDITICWIGETPTDSWGQLAAFTKDGSIVGQATYKRWEQKPELTYLSGFFVDNEYRKHGIASDMMHKIFERLGRNRPYMVNLSGNLDRLFMETIAAEEDAPKLFEMLDDRSYKPMN, from the coding sequence TTGTCTTGTTCCATTCCACCCTGCCATAATGCGGGCATGGAGGACATCACCATTTGCTGGATAGGGGAAACACCGACCGATTCATGGGGCCAGCTTGCGGCCTTTACCAAGGACGGGAGCATTGTCGGCCAGGCGACATACAAGCGTTGGGAGCAGAAACCCGAGCTAACGTATCTCAGTGGCTTCTTCGTTGATAACGAGTACCGGAAGCATGGCATCGCAAGTGACATGATGCATAAGATCTTCGAGCGTCTCGGCCGCAACCGCCCGTACATGGTGAATCTGTCCGGAAACCTGGATCGCCTCTTCATGGAAACCATCGCAGCAGAGGAAGACGCGCCCAAGCTTTTCGAGATGCTTGACGACCGCTCCTACAAGCCGATGAACTAA
- a CDS encoding APC family permease — protein MTTDFKTQAGPANTLAKTLGNRDALALGFGAMIGFGWVVLTGDWLASAGTMGAILAMVTGGIIMAIVGLTYAELTASMPMAGGEHNFILRALGPRPSFIGSWAITGGYVTIVAFEAVAFPRTVEYILPGLSQIPLWTIAGFQVHLTWALVGVAAGALITFINIRGVKQAGIVQTFTVLFLLVIGALLIFGSVIGGDVQNMEPLFTNGVSGYFTVLMVVPFLFIGFDVIPQSAEEVNIPARQVGKLVVLAVVLATIWYIMVVLTTASSMPASELVKTDIATADAMGALFGSALMAKILIAGGIAGILTSWNSLLLGASRLVYSLARSGMLPAWFGALHPKFRTPHNALLFIGGLSMLAPFFGVKMLGWLVDGGAPSIIMAYFLVAVTFLVLRKREPAMDRPLRVGGKGKGGIAIGIAAVVLTLALFSLYMPGMPASLSWQPWLIFAVWWGLGALFFFKVPAGIKPGVDAEHQVLEIVKARKAKK, from the coding sequence ATGACTACAGATTTCAAGACCCAGGCTGGACCGGCGAACACGCTGGCCAAGACGCTGGGCAACCGCGATGCACTCGCATTGGGCTTCGGCGCCATGATCGGCTTCGGCTGGGTCGTTCTCACCGGCGATTGGCTGGCCAGTGCCGGAACCATGGGCGCGATTCTCGCGATGGTTACCGGCGGCATCATCATGGCCATCGTCGGTCTGACCTATGCAGAATTGACTGCATCCATGCCGATGGCAGGAGGCGAGCATAACTTTATTTTGCGCGCCCTTGGTCCACGCCCGTCCTTCATCGGCTCGTGGGCAATCACCGGTGGCTATGTAACGATTGTGGCCTTTGAGGCAGTGGCATTCCCCCGGACCGTCGAATACATCCTGCCCGGGCTGAGCCAGATCCCGCTGTGGACCATTGCCGGGTTCCAAGTCCACCTCACTTGGGCCCTGGTTGGCGTGGCCGCAGGCGCATTGATCACCTTCATCAACATCCGCGGCGTCAAGCAGGCCGGAATAGTACAGACCTTTACGGTGCTGTTCCTGCTGGTTATCGGCGCACTGCTCATCTTTGGTTCGGTCATCGGCGGCGACGTGCAGAACATGGAGCCGCTGTTCACCAACGGCGTTAGCGGCTACTTCACAGTACTGATGGTCGTTCCGTTCCTCTTCATCGGCTTCGACGTGATTCCGCAGTCTGCCGAAGAGGTCAACATCCCGGCCCGCCAGGTCGGCAAGCTCGTGGTGTTGGCTGTCGTGCTAGCCACCATTTGGTACATCATGGTCGTGCTGACCACTGCTTCCTCGATGCCGGCATCCGAACTGGTCAAGACGGACATCGCCACGGCCGATGCCATGGGCGCGCTGTTCGGCTCTGCGTTGATGGCCAAGATCCTGATCGCCGGCGGCATCGCAGGCATCTTGACCTCGTGGAACTCGCTGCTGCTGGGCGCATCCCGCCTGGTCTACTCGCTGGCCCGCAGCGGCATGCTCCCGGCATGGTTCGGAGCACTTCACCCGAAATTCCGCACCCCGCACAACGCCCTGCTGTTCATCGGCGGCCTCTCCATGCTGGCCCCGTTCTTCGGCGTCAAGATGCTCGGCTGGCTGGTCGACGGTGGCGCACCGAGCATCATCATGGCCTACTTCCTGGTGGCCGTGACCTTCCTGGTGCTGCGCAAGCGCGAACCGGCAATGGATCGCCCGCTACGCGTCGGCGGCAAGGGCAAGGGGGGCATCGCGATCGGCATCGCCGCAGTGGTGCTGACCTTGGCCCTGTTCAGCCTGTACATGCCGGGCATGCCGGCTTCACTGAGCTGGCAGCCCTGGCTGATTTTCGCCGTTTGGTGGGGCCTGGGTGCGCTGTTCTTCTTCAAGGTCCCCGCCGGCATCAAGCCCGGAGTGGACGCCGAACACCAGGTCCTTGAAATCGTGAAGGCCCGCAAGGCCAAGAAGTAA
- a CDS encoding response regulator transcription factor, translating into MTNTTKSAEPIVYIVDDDDELCTSLAWLLDSVDIASKSYNDVASFLDGYDKERASCLVLDVRMPRTGGFALQETLNQIGAPIPIIFVSAHGDVRMSVRALQQGAVNFFEKPYDPQQMLDAVQETLELAEVRFAECAERKQVLERLRTLTPREREILLLVIDGLPSQNIARQLGTSVKTIDVHRARIKSKTNAESISTLVRDVLSRRIDLVSDL; encoded by the coding sequence ATGACTAACACAACGAAGTCCGCCGAACCGATCGTGTACATCGTCGATGACGACGATGAGCTATGCACATCACTCGCGTGGCTTCTGGACTCCGTGGACATCGCCTCCAAGAGCTACAACGACGTGGCTTCGTTCCTCGATGGATACGACAAGGAGCGGGCCTCCTGTTTGGTGCTGGATGTGCGGATGCCCCGGACCGGCGGGTTCGCGCTGCAGGAGACCTTGAACCAGATCGGTGCGCCGATCCCGATCATCTTCGTCTCGGCGCACGGCGATGTCCGCATGTCGGTGCGCGCGTTGCAGCAGGGAGCGGTCAACTTCTTCGAGAAGCCCTACGATCCGCAGCAGATGCTCGATGCCGTGCAGGAGACGCTGGAACTGGCCGAGGTGCGTTTCGCCGAATGCGCCGAGCGGAAACAGGTGCTCGAGCGGCTGCGCACGCTGACCCCACGTGAACGCGAGATCCTGCTGCTGGTCATCGACGGGCTGCCGAGTCAGAACATCGCCCGGCAACTGGGTACCAGCGTGAAGACGATCGATGTGCACCGGGCCCGGATCAAGTCCAAGACCAACGCGGAAAGCATCTCGACGCTGGTCAGGGACGTGCTGAGCCGGCGGATCGATCTGGTATCGGACCTATAG
- a CDS encoding flavin reductase, with translation MAHLPAAVSIITTDGPHGRMGITVSAICSVTDSPPTVLVCVNKNSAAHDVFKNNGRVGINVLAGEQEDLARHFSGATQVPMEQRFAWDIWEKDTAVPVLADAHVKCIGTIEAITEQGSHSVLFVRLDRVEVNNENNSLVYFNRAFHPVGLPVAV, from the coding sequence ATGGCACACCTTCCGGCAGCCGTCAGCATCATCACCACCGACGGGCCGCACGGCCGGATGGGCATTACGGTCAGCGCCATCTGCTCGGTCACCGATTCCCCGCCCACCGTGCTGGTCTGCGTAAACAAGAACAGCGCGGCCCACGATGTCTTCAAGAACAACGGCCGGGTAGGCATCAACGTGCTGGCCGGCGAGCAGGAGGACCTGGCCCGCCACTTCTCCGGCGCCACCCAGGTTCCCATGGAGCAGCGTTTCGCGTGGGACATCTGGGAAAAGGACACCGCCGTTCCGGTGCTCGCCGATGCCCACGTGAAGTGCATCGGCACCATCGAGGCCATTACCGAACAGGGGTCGCACTCGGTGTTGTTCGTCCGCCTCGACCGGGTCGAGGTCAACAACGAGAACAACTCCCTGGTGTACTTCAACCGCGCCTTCCACCCGGTGGGCCTACCGGTCGCCGTCTAA
- a CDS encoding amidase, producing MRAVEAAAPVSLAASIQRLAAGVATPLDLVGESLARIEALEPELRAWVSVDADGALAAAHALADAPEGSRGPLWGTPAGVKDIIDVAGMRTGCGSAIFDHAAPATDDAACIAALRNAGGIVMGKTVTTEFAYFAPGPTSNPHRPAGGTEPHTPGGSSSGSAVAVASGMVPFAFGTQTAGSLTRPASYCGVAGLVAPIHAIPTDGVTGLSHSLDSIGFLAATAADLRIAYAAISGTPVPAPGPKRPPRLLVWDGSDIAGISDDMLAGLQRALATARMRGALLESLGSAAAVRDLVPLHKNIMGYEAARTHEWLCLRKDEVSEPLAELLSGGERLTDTDFHEAKAGLAAARKDVLNRLQHFDAIIAPAAPGAAPEGLAKTGDPILSRPWQALGLPTVTIPGLRDAAGMPLGIQVIGNPGHPGSLLDIAEWIEPSLDKS from the coding sequence ATGAGAGCAGTAGAAGCCGCCGCCCCCGTATCGCTGGCAGCATCGATCCAGCGCCTGGCCGCCGGGGTGGCAACGCCGCTGGACCTGGTCGGGGAATCGCTGGCCCGGATCGAGGCGTTGGAGCCCGAGCTCAGGGCGTGGGTGAGCGTTGATGCAGACGGCGCACTCGCCGCAGCGCATGCGTTGGCAGACGCCCCGGAGGGATCCCGTGGACCACTGTGGGGCACCCCGGCCGGAGTAAAGGACATCATCGACGTGGCGGGGATGCGCACGGGCTGCGGTTCGGCGATCTTCGACCACGCTGCACCGGCAACTGACGACGCGGCCTGCATCGCCGCACTGCGGAACGCCGGCGGCATCGTGATGGGTAAGACGGTCACGACCGAGTTCGCCTACTTCGCGCCCGGGCCCACCAGCAACCCGCACCGTCCGGCCGGTGGCACCGAGCCGCACACGCCCGGCGGTTCCTCCAGTGGATCCGCTGTGGCTGTCGCGAGCGGCATGGTTCCCTTTGCCTTTGGCACGCAGACGGCGGGCTCGCTCACCCGGCCCGCCTCCTACTGCGGCGTTGCGGGTCTCGTCGCCCCGATCCACGCGATTCCGACCGACGGCGTCACCGGGCTGAGCCACAGCCTGGACTCGATCGGCTTCCTTGCCGCTACCGCGGCCGACCTGCGCATCGCCTATGCGGCCATCTCCGGAACCCCGGTTCCTGCACCGGGCCCGAAGCGCCCGCCCCGGCTGCTGGTCTGGGACGGCAGCGACATCGCAGGAATCTCCGATGACATGCTTGCGGGCCTGCAGCGGGCACTGGCAACCGCCCGCATGCGCGGCGCTCTTCTCGAATCGCTCGGCTCCGCAGCCGCCGTCCGGGACCTGGTGCCGCTGCACAAGAACATCATGGGCTACGAAGCGGCACGCACCCACGAATGGCTGTGCTTGCGCAAGGACGAGGTCAGCGAGCCGCTGGCCGAACTCCTCTCCGGTGGCGAACGGCTGACCGACACGGACTTCCACGAAGCCAAAGCCGGACTGGCCGCAGCCCGGAAGGACGTGCTGAACCGGCTGCAGCACTTCGACGCCATCATCGCACCAGCAGCACCCGGGGCGGCACCCGAAGGACTGGCCAAGACCGGCGATCCGATCCTCAGCCGTCCGTGGCAGGCGCTCGGCCTGCCCACTGTCACCATTCCCGGTCTGCGCGATGCGGCGGGCATGCCGTTGGGCATCCAGGTCATTGGCAATCCGGGCCATCCGGGGTCCCTGCTGGACATCGCCGAGTGGATTGAACCTTCGTTGGACAAAAGCTAA
- a CDS encoding MFS transporter yields the protein MLVLFQIVAFADKAVLGLVAYKAIPELGITTVQFGMIGSAFFFLYAIGSVVLGLIAGRTSVKWVIFAMGLAWAVLQFPMLFGGGAAILLVTRVLLGGAEGPATAMSLSSAHSWFKPAERALPSNLIAIGSTLGPVLAAPFLAFIISNFGWRWAFGALGLMGLAWVIAWRLLGADGPFGNSKKRETADPEAAVLPAPPVREKTAGEIASDERTKQYEDQKPVKIAWILFSASFLVAAFGGFTNFWTQGFLTTWSPKYLAGVVNMSPEMVALITTFPWIFGAVVLLGLGFLGRNQMRQGKSVRAAIATPFGVCLVLAGACFLALPFASGPMVVVLLTLGAGFSVIYPMAPSAMAYAVGAGQRPVVMATLGGVASIGAIISPTAVGLFMEQAGYRTAAKGTPETAEMIGNMISGVNQSLTIAGGLLLAAGILSVLFFNPDKTGERLQLRLAAKSTNS from the coding sequence ATGCTGGTCCTCTTCCAAATCGTTGCCTTCGCCGACAAAGCCGTACTCGGCCTCGTCGCCTACAAGGCGATCCCGGAACTGGGAATCACTACAGTCCAGTTCGGCATGATCGGCAGCGCGTTCTTCTTCCTCTACGCCATCGGCTCCGTGGTCCTGGGCTTGATCGCCGGCCGCACATCGGTCAAATGGGTCATCTTCGCCATGGGCCTGGCCTGGGCCGTGCTCCAGTTCCCGATGCTCTTCGGCGGCGGCGCTGCCATCCTGCTCGTCACCCGCGTCCTGCTCGGTGGTGCGGAGGGCCCGGCAACGGCCATGTCGCTCTCCTCGGCCCATTCCTGGTTCAAGCCGGCCGAGCGTGCCCTGCCGAGCAACCTGATCGCCATCGGCTCCACGCTGGGACCGGTCCTTGCCGCCCCGTTCCTCGCCTTCATCATCAGCAACTTCGGTTGGCGCTGGGCCTTTGGCGCCCTCGGCCTGATGGGCCTGGCCTGGGTCATCGCTTGGCGCCTCCTTGGTGCCGATGGTCCATTCGGCAACTCAAAGAAGCGGGAAACGGCCGACCCGGAAGCCGCAGTGCTCCCCGCCCCTCCGGTCCGGGAAAAGACGGCAGGTGAAATCGCCTCGGATGAGCGGACGAAGCAGTACGAGGACCAGAAGCCGGTCAAGATCGCTTGGATCCTGTTCAGCGCATCGTTCCTGGTTGCGGCATTCGGTGGTTTCACCAACTTCTGGACGCAGGGCTTCCTCACCACCTGGTCGCCGAAGTACCTGGCTGGCGTGGTCAACATGTCCCCGGAAATGGTCGCGCTGATCACCACCTTCCCGTGGATCTTCGGCGCCGTGGTGCTGCTGGGCCTCGGCTTCCTGGGCCGCAACCAGATGCGCCAGGGCAAATCGGTACGTGCAGCGATCGCCACCCCCTTCGGCGTCTGCCTGGTGTTGGCCGGCGCCTGCTTCCTGGCCCTGCCCTTCGCCTCCGGCCCGATGGTCGTCGTGCTTCTGACCCTCGGCGCCGGCTTCAGCGTCATCTACCCGATGGCCCCCTCGGCCATGGCCTATGCGGTCGGCGCCGGACAGCGCCCGGTGGTCATGGCGACGCTCGGCGGTGTCGCCTCCATCGGCGCCATCATCTCCCCGACGGCCGTGGGCCTATTCATGGAGCAGGCCGGCTACCGGACAGCCGCCAAGGGCACCCCGGAGACGGCTGAAATGATCGGGAATATGATCTCCGGCGTAAACCAGTCGCTGACCATCGCCGGTGGCCTGCTGCTGGCTGCGGGCATCCTCTCGGTCCTCTTCTTCAACCCGGACAAGACCGGAGAACGCCTCCAGCTTCGCCTCGCGGCGAAGAGTACCAACTCATGA
- a CDS encoding SDR family NAD(P)-dependent oxidoreductase codes for MQRIPQRVVITGGASGIGLATAQAFLAEGARVGIISRTRQSLEKAMAGPLAGHAPEQCHGIVADVAEEEAMAAALKEFADLFGGLDTVVACAGVEGEMGNALPDVTTKDFLRVLEVNVIGVFHAVKFALPFLIGEPHPSVTIIGSDSGFVAAPGMLAYNASKGALVQLTRAMSYELFEDHGIRVNSVCPSIVDTPMARRGLGDEAFEGSDFPVVAAEDVARTVVFLADKGSRAINGTNILSDFGYSSRSSFPA; via the coding sequence ATGCAGAGGATACCCCAAAGGGTCGTCATCACCGGTGGTGCCTCGGGCATCGGCCTCGCCACGGCGCAGGCCTTCCTGGCCGAGGGTGCACGCGTCGGCATCATCAGCCGGACCCGGCAGAGCCTGGAGAAGGCCATGGCTGGACCGCTCGCCGGCCATGCGCCGGAGCAATGCCATGGCATCGTTGCCGATGTCGCCGAGGAGGAGGCCATGGCCGCGGCACTCAAGGAATTCGCCGACCTGTTCGGCGGCCTGGATACCGTCGTCGCGTGTGCCGGGGTGGAAGGGGAAATGGGCAACGCGCTCCCGGACGTGACGACGAAGGACTTCCTGCGCGTGCTGGAGGTCAACGTGATCGGTGTCTTCCATGCGGTGAAATTCGCACTGCCGTTCCTCATTGGGGAGCCCCATCCATCGGTGACCATCATCGGCTCCGATTCGGGCTTCGTTGCAGCACCCGGGATGCTGGCCTACAACGCGTCGAAGGGCGCACTGGTCCAGCTCACGCGGGCCATGTCCTATGAACTCTTCGAAGACCACGGAATCCGCGTCAACAGCGTCTGCCCGTCGATCGTCGATACGCCCATGGCCAGGCGCGGCCTGGGCGACGAGGCCTTCGAGGGATCGGATTTTCCCGTGGTCGCAGCCGAAGACGTAGCCCGGACCGTGGTGTTCCTCGCTGACAAGGGCTCGCGGGCGATCAACGGGACGAACATCCTCTCGGACTTCGGCTACTCCTCGCGGTCCTCCTTCCCCGCCTGA